gtgagtgtgtgtgtgtgtgtgtgtgtgtgagtgtgtgtgtgtgtgtgtgtgtgtgtgtgagtgtgtgtgtgtgtgtgagtgtgtgtgtgtgtgtgtgtgtgtgtgtgtgagtgtgtgtgtgtgtgtgtgtgtgtgtgagtgtgtgtgtgtgtgtgtgtgtgtgtgagtgtgtgtgtgagtgtgtgtgtgtgtgtgtgtgtgtgtgtgtgtgagtgtgtgtgtgtgtgtgtgtgtgtgtgtgtgagtgtgtgtgtgtgtgagtgtgtgtgtgagtgtgtgtgtgtgtgtgtgagtgtgtgtgtgtgtgtgtgagtgtgtgtgtgagtgtgtgtgtgtgtgtgtgtgtgtgtgtgtgtgtgtgtgtgtgagtgtgtgtgtgtgagtgtgtgctgacGTGTGTCACATTTGAATGATTAATATTTTATTGCAGTGACTCGgcgctgtttgttttgtttatgtaaatgttGAGGTCGAGtgtgttgtgcttttgttttgaggcggggtggggggggggggggggggggggtcagtgcATATTGTTATGTTAACCGTGTTATTAAAGTTGTGTGATTTGAATCCCTGTAAATGTGATGTAGTTACTCTGATGGAGAagctgaaggacacacacacagagacacacacagagacacacacacacagagacaaacccctctaactgagctgctgtgtgtgtgtgtgtgtgtgtgtgtgtgtgtgtgtgtgtgtgtgtgtgtgtgtgtgtgtggtgcgttCAGGTGACCGTGGACGGCAGGATCATCAGTCTGAACCTGTGGGACACGGCAGGTCAGGAGGAGTACGACCGGCTGAGGACGCTGTCCTACCCGCAGACCAACGTCTTCATTATCTGCTTCTCCATCTCCAGCCCCGCCTCCTACGAGAACGTCAAACACAAGTGGCatccagaggtcagaggtcaaaatCTACCCGGCAACAGATTAAAGAAGCAGACGTCCACAGTCTCTTGTGGAAcatattttctgatgtttgactTTATATTTGTGGTTTACAGAGATTTTGTTGGTAGCTTTCTAACCCAGCTGCTGATTCACAGGCTGACATCAGTGTACGACTCAGGTCCAGGAGGCAGGAGCTCGCTGTGTTACAGCCCACAGCCTTAGTCTCACTGTGTTTAgtttcacagtcacatcatTGTGTTGCTGAAAACAGATGCTCAGTTTACGCCACGTCTTGGTTCATTGATTCAACTGATTCTCCGCAGATGTGACAGAAGCAGCTTTAGTCAGTGTCGCTGTGACAGGAACTGCCACCTTTACTCTTATGATCTGGACCtgagagccaggctagctgtttccctctggttccagtctttatgctaagctaagctaaccagctgacTCTTTAAAGACCAGCCAGTGTCTGAGCTCTTACTCCATCCTTAAACCAGGTGTCTCACCACTGTCCCGGCGTTCCCATCCTCCTGGTCGGCACAAAGAGCGACCTCCGAAATGACGCAGAGATTCAGAAGAAGCTGAAGGACCAGAACCAGACCCCTGTCACCCACCAGCAGGGCGCCGCCCTCGCCCGCCAGATCCACGCCGTCCGCTACCTGGAATGTTCAGCCCTCAACCAGGACGGCATAAAGGACGTGTTCATCGAGGCCGTGAGGTCCTTCCTCAACCCGCAGCCCACTGTCAGCAAGAGGCCCTGCATCCTGCTGTAGGACCGAGCCTCCACCCGACGGGAGCCGACGGGTTCGAGTCGGCACAACTTCCTGAGAGACTGTTTGGAAAATGTATGTTAAAACgtgttttttatgtttggttTGGTTCCGATGCTGCATCATGAGTGTGGTGAACCATAAACAGAAAACCCCCGAAAAGATCCAATCGCTTTGTGCTTCTGTCGTCATGACGACTGCACCAGTGCAGGTGTCATGGCGACAGAAACGCAGATGTTTGGTGGGAGACACCGAAGTGTTTCCACGGGCGTCTGATGGGTGACGGCGAGGACGGGCGGGTCAGACAGGAAGCTGCTCAGGTGGAGTCACAGCTGGTGAAAATAGAAATAAGGAAGTTAAAGAGAACTCAGCAGTCAGCGTCGACCTGTGGGGCAGCGtttccctgctgctctgctttttaATCTGTTTGTCACGATCACTCTGCTTCGTTTTCTCCTAAATTGGTTTATTTTTGTCGatgattgtgtttttctcagtttactgtttttatttaaatgtgctgATACATTTAAAA
This genomic stretch from Toxotes jaculatrix isolate fToxJac2 chromosome 12, fToxJac2.pri, whole genome shotgun sequence harbors:
- the rhogb gene encoding ras homolog family member Gb; the protein is MQTIKCVVVGDGAVGKTCLLISYTTGAFPKEYIPTVFDNYSSQVTVDGRIISLNLWDTAGQEEYDRLRTLSYPQTNVFIICFSISSPASYENVKHKWHPEVSHHCPGVPILLVGTKSDLRNDAEIQKKLKDQNQTPVTHQQGAALARQIHAVRYLECSALNQDGIKDVFIEAVRSFLNPQPTVSKRPCILL